A part of Cannabis sativa cultivar Pink pepper isolate KNU-18-1 chromosome 6, ASM2916894v1, whole genome shotgun sequence genomic DNA contains:
- the LOC115724855 gene encoding uncharacterized protein LOC115724855: MEKIEHSTVTTNGINMHVASIGTGPTVLFLHGFPELWYSWRHHMLSLSSLGFRCIAPDLRGYGDTDAPPSPESYSVLHIVGDLIGLLDHLGINQVLLVGHDWGAFTAWYLSLFRPDRVKAMVILGVAYFPRKPEMSFFDGLRAFYGDDFYMCRFQEQGEIEKDFASDDTASVLRKLYTSFGSTPLIIPKEKDGGFKSIKAPDTLPSWVSEEVINYYANKFNQTGFTGGLNYYRAFNLSWELLAPWTGAQIKVPTKYIAGEQESTYLFPGVKEYIESGGFKKDVPLLEEVVIMEGLPHFINQAKPEEISTLIYEFIKKF; this comes from the exons ATGGAGAAAATTGAGCACTCGACGGTCACCACAAACGGAATAAACATGCACGTGGCGTCAATCGGGACCGGTCCGACGGTCTTGTTCCTCCATGGCTTCCCTGAGCTCTGGTACTCCTGGCGCCACCACATGCTCTCTCTCTCCTCATTGGGTTTCCGCTGTATAGCCCCCGATCTCCGTGGTTACGGTGACACTGACGCGCCGCCGTCTCCGGAGTCTTACAGTGTTTTACACATCGTTGGCGACCTGATCGGCCTTCTGGACCATCTGGGTATCAACCAAGTCTTGTTGGTTGGCCATGATTGGGGAGCTTTCACTGCTTGGTACTTAAGCTTGTTCAGGCCTGACAGAGTAAAAGCTATGGTGATCCTAGGTGTTGCTTACTTTCCCAGGAAACCTGAGATGAGTTTCTTTGATGGGTTAAGGGCTTTCTATGGGGATGATTTCTACATGTGCAGATTTCAG GAACAAGGAGAGATTGAAAAAGACTTTGCTTCTGATGACACTGCATCAGTACTAAGGAAACTTTATACATCTTTTGGATCAACACCTTTAATCATACCAAAAGAAAAAGATGGAGGATTCAAGAGTATAAAAGCTCCAGATACATTACCCTCTTGGGTTTCTGAAGAAGTCATCAATTACTATGCCAATAAGTTCAACCAGACAGGCTTTACTGGAGGATTAAACTATTATCGAGCTTTCAACTT ATCATGGGAGCTCCTGGCACCTTGGACAGGAGCACAGATAAAAGTTCCGACGAAGTACATAGCGGGGGAACAAGAAAGCACCTACCTTTTCCCAGGCGTTAAGGAATACATAGAAAGTGGTGGCTTTAAAAAAGATGTGCCATTGCTGGAAGAAGTGGTTATAATGGAAGGTCTGCCTCATTTTATTAACCAAGCAAAACCAGAGGAGATTAGCACCCTTATATATGAATTCATTAAGAAGTTCTGA